The DNA window GTTCCCGTACTGCTGGTACGGAATACCCTTGAGGCCCTGGGACGTCTGGCCCTTTACTGGCGCACCCGGACAGGTGCCACGGTCATCGGGATTACCGGATCGGCCGGCAAGACAACGGTCCGGGAGATGCTGGCCTCCCTTCTGGCCATGCGCGGCAAGACCGCCAGGAATAGCAAAAATTGGAACAACCAGCTTGGCCTGCCTCTGTCCATGCTCGCCTGTTCAGGGGATGAAATGTTCTGGGTCATGGAATTGGGGATCAGCAGACCCGGTGACATGGAAGAGCTCGGGGCCATTTTGCGTCCCGATCATGTGCTGATTACCAATGTGGGGCCCTGTCATCTGGAAGGGCTTGAAGACGTTGTTGGCGTGGCCAAGGCCAAGGCAACCCTTATGGAGTACATGTCTGCTGCGGGAACCGCTGTGGTCAGCAAGGATTATCCCGAGCTGGTGGAGCAGGTCGGTCAGTACGCTGCGCATTCCGTTTTGTTTTCGACACAGGATGCCTTGTCGCCTTTTTCTGCCGTCTATGAGGGGATGGACGACCAGGGTATGGGGCGGTTTCGATTGACCCTGAACGGCCAGGCCAGAACTTTGTCCCTGCCCATGCATGGGCAGGAAATGGCTGAAAATTGTATTGCCGTGGCCACCATGGCCCGATGTCTTGGCATGGATTCGGAAACCATCCTGCAGGGGCTGGCCACGCATGTCCCGGTCGCCCAACGGTTCAGGGTTACAACCCGGGGGTTGTGGACCGTGATCGACGATACCTACAACGCCAACCCCCTTTCCATGCGTTGTTCCATTGAACGTGCCGGATTGCTTCATCCCGACGACCCTCTGGTCCTGGTGCTGGGAGAGATGAAGGAACTGGGCGATTATGCGGGCAAGGGACATGTTGATTTGGGCACCTGGGTCGGCCAATCATCCGCCTCGCTGCTTTTTTTCGCCGGAGAACACGCTGACGATGTCCGTCAGGGCCTTGGCGCGTGGGACGGTCGTTTTGTTCCCGTGGCCTCTCCTGACGAGTTGCGCGATCATGTCCGTCTGTTACCGTCCCGGGGAACCATTTTGTTCAAGGGATCGCGGAGTTGCAGGATGGAGAAATATCTCGAGGTTTTTTTGGGGGAACAGGGATGATCTATCATCTTCTCTACCCCCTGAGCGGCGATATGGGTGTGCTCAACGTCCTTCGGTACATCACCTTCAGATCCATGCTGGCCATGCTCACGGCCCTTGTCTTGAGTATCATTTTCGGCCCCGCGTTCATCGGCTGGCTCAAGAAGATCAAGTGTGGACAGTACATTCAGGAAGACGGACCCAAGCATCAGAGCAAGGCCGGTACGCCGACCATGGGCGGGGCCTTTCTGGGCCTTTGTCTGCTGGTAAGTGTTCTCATATGGGGCAATCTGAAAAATCCCTATCTGTGGCTGACCATCTTCGTGTTTTCCGGGTTCGGCCTGGTGGGTTTTGTGGACGACTACATCAAAGAAGTGCGCAAGAACAATCAGGGCCTCACGGCCAGAACCAAGTTCGTGGGACAGGTCATTGTGGCCTGTGGCGCCTTGACCATCCTGATTACCATGCCCGGGTACAGCAGTGAGCTCATGGTTCCCTTTTTCAAGTCCATACGGCCCGATTTCGGGTGGTGGTACATCCCCTTTGCCCTGCTGGTCATGGTCGGGTCATCCAATGGGGTCAATCTCACGGACGGACTCGACGGGCTGGCCATAGGTCCCAGTGTGGTCAGCGCTGGATGTTTGGGGATTTTTCTCTATCTTGCCGGGCATGTGGAATTGGCCCGGTATCTCCAGGTGGCCTATATCCCCGGAGTGGGCGAGGTGGCGGTTTTTTGCGGGGCCATGGTGGGTGCGGGCCTGGGATTTCTCTGGTTCAATGCCTATCCTGCCCAGGTATTCATGGGTGACGTGGGCAGCCTGAGCATCGGTGGAACCCTCGGATTCATGGCGGTATTGTGCAAGCAGGAACTGCTTCTTGTCATTATTGGTGGCCTGTTTGTCATTGAGACTCTTTCTGTGGTCCTGCAAGTGGGCTATTTCAAAATGAGCGGAGGCAAGCGTATTTTTCGCATGGCTCCGCTGCATCATCATTTCGAGCTCAAGGGCATTCCCGAGTCCAAGATCATCATCAGGTTCTGGATCCTTTCCATTCTTTTGTGCTTCATGGCTCTGGCAACCCTCAAACTCAGATAAGGAACAGGCAGAACAATGCACGAACTTATTCATCCGGGACAGCTGAAAGGCCATCATGCTGCTGTGGTCGGAGCCGGTCGTTCGGGCATTGCTGCCGCCCGGCTTCTGGCCGCTCTGGGGGCTTGTACGCGGCTGATGGAGCGAGACGAGAGCAGGATTACGTCCAAGGACAGGGATCTGGCCCTGGAACTTGGTTGGGATATGCGTATTGGCGAACATACGGCCGAGGATTTTGCCGGTGTGGATCTCGTGGTCCTCAGCCCGGGTGTACCTCTGTCTTCCCTTGCCTCCCTGCTTCCCGAGGGGGTCAAGGTAATCTCCGAGCTGGAACTGGCCTCGTGGTTCGTGTCCGAACCCATGATCGCAGTGACCGGAACAACCGGCAAGACAACAACCACTGCTCTCATCGGGCATGTTCTGGAACGCTGCGGCAAGACCGTGTTCGTGGGCGGCAATATTGGTGTTCCCCTTTCCGAGTATCTTCTTGCCGAAAAGCCTGCCGACATTCTGGTATTGGAGGTAAGTTCCTTCCAGTTGCAGCACACGGATTCCTTCCATCCCATGGTTGGTGTTTTTGTAAATTTTTCGCCCAATCATCTGGATGTGCATACCAGTGAGGAAGAATATTTCATGGCCAAGTTGGCCCTTTTTGCCAATATGCGGGAAAGGGATCTGGCCGTCCTTCACTTGAGTCTCAAGGACGAGCTTGAAGCCCGAACGTTCACCAGGGCCAAACGAATTTATTATGTGGGAACGGACCGGTTCGACTGCCCAAGTCTTTCCGGTCCCCACAATCAGGAGAATCTGGAGGCTGCCTGGCTGGCATGTCGGTATTTCGGCATCACTCAGGAAGACATGGCCCGCACCCTTGCTGATTTTCGGCCCAAGCCCCACCGGCTGGAGCGGATCGGCGAACATCAGGGGGTCTGTTTTGTTGACGATTCCAAGGCCACAACCCTGACCGCCCTTGAAGCGGCTCTCAAAAGCTTTGAACAGCCTGTTATCCTGCTGGCAGGGGGGATATTCAAGGGAGGGGATCCGTCTTCCCTGACCCCTCTTTTCAGGGAACGG is part of the Desulfoplanes formicivorans genome and encodes:
- a CDS encoding UDP-N-acetylmuramoyl-tripeptide--D-alanyl-D-alanine ligase — its product is MRLGLWEIATAMDAMGDVTENNNRDVLGVQTDSRLVRRGDLFVCIVGKNMDGHCFAAEAARKGACAIVAHSPLPEIDSGVPVLLVRNTLEALGRLALYWRTRTGATVIGITGSAGKTTVREMLASLLAMRGKTARNSKNWNNQLGLPLSMLACSGDEMFWVMELGISRPGDMEELGAILRPDHVLITNVGPCHLEGLEDVVGVAKAKATLMEYMSAAGTAVVSKDYPELVEQVGQYAAHSVLFSTQDALSPFSAVYEGMDDQGMGRFRLTLNGQARTLSLPMHGQEMAENCIAVATMARCLGMDSETILQGLATHVPVAQRFRVTTRGLWTVIDDTYNANPLSMRCSIERAGLLHPDDPLVLVLGEMKELGDYAGKGHVDLGTWVGQSSASLLFFAGEHADDVRQGLGAWDGRFVPVASPDELRDHVRLLPSRGTILFKGSRSCRMEKYLEVFLGEQG
- the mraY gene encoding phospho-N-acetylmuramoyl-pentapeptide-transferase is translated as MIYHLLYPLSGDMGVLNVLRYITFRSMLAMLTALVLSIIFGPAFIGWLKKIKCGQYIQEDGPKHQSKAGTPTMGGAFLGLCLLVSVLIWGNLKNPYLWLTIFVFSGFGLVGFVDDYIKEVRKNNQGLTARTKFVGQVIVACGALTILITMPGYSSELMVPFFKSIRPDFGWWYIPFALLVMVGSSNGVNLTDGLDGLAIGPSVVSAGCLGIFLYLAGHVELARYLQVAYIPGVGEVAVFCGAMVGAGLGFLWFNAYPAQVFMGDVGSLSIGGTLGFMAVLCKQELLLVIIGGLFVIETLSVVLQVGYFKMSGGKRIFRMAPLHHHFELKGIPESKIIIRFWILSILLCFMALATLKLR
- the murD gene encoding UDP-N-acetylmuramoyl-L-alanine--D-glutamate ligase, with the translated sequence MHELIHPGQLKGHHAAVVGAGRSGIAAARLLAALGACTRLMERDESRITSKDRDLALELGWDMRIGEHTAEDFAGVDLVVLSPGVPLSSLASLLPEGVKVISELELASWFVSEPMIAVTGTTGKTTTTALIGHVLERCGKTVFVGGNIGVPLSEYLLAEKPADILVLEVSSFQLQHTDSFHPMVGVFVNFSPNHLDVHTSEEEYFMAKLALFANMRERDLAVLHLSLKDELEARTFTRAKRIYYVGTDRFDCPSLSGPHNQENLEAAWLACRYFGITQEDMARTLADFRPKPHRLERIGEHQGVCFVDDSKATTLTALEAALKSFEQPVILLAGGIFKGGDPSSLTPLFRERVKAVCLFGASREVFEPAWRAACPTTWNPTLEEAVQTACQQAQSGDVVLLSPATSSFDLFENYKARGKAFCKAVEAYYGELVTHCDQIGD